One window of the Ureibacillus sp. FSL W7-1570 genome contains the following:
- a CDS encoding NAD(P)H-binding protein: MKKVLVLGASGNMGSSLVKEFSDRGIEVKAFARNKEKLLRLFHNEERVEVVQGDLFNQTDLLKAAQDVDLIVHSVNIPYQEWKKLPVLMDNVIQTVKMYNLKLAYVDNIYAYGRSVGKKMTEDMPKNPHTKKGKIRLQLENMIKNSEITYTIAHFPDFYGPNADNTTLNTTISAVINNKKAMFLGNPKLAREYIYLPDGAKAFVNLVMNEKAYGQEWNIPSYGPITGEEIIQMIRELTGYDKKISIVTKRMVQMVGLFNPFMREFAEMFYLIEEPVVLSGEKYEREIGPLPKTSYYDGLKDVFQIK, from the coding sequence ATGAAAAAAGTATTGGTTCTTGGTGCTTCAGGGAATATGGGTTCTTCACTTGTAAAAGAATTTTCCGATCGGGGAATCGAAGTGAAAGCTTTTGCACGAAATAAGGAGAAATTGCTGAGGCTATTCCACAACGAAGAACGAGTGGAAGTGGTGCAAGGAGACTTATTTAATCAAACCGATTTACTTAAAGCAGCCCAAGATGTGGATTTAATCGTCCATTCAGTGAATATCCCTTATCAAGAATGGAAAAAACTTCCTGTATTAATGGACAATGTCATTCAAACGGTAAAAATGTACAACTTAAAATTGGCTTATGTTGATAATATCTATGCTTATGGTCGAAGCGTCGGCAAAAAAATGACGGAGGATATGCCGAAAAATCCTCATACTAAAAAAGGGAAAATCCGATTGCAATTGGAAAACATGATCAAGAATTCCGAAATTACATATACAATTGCCCATTTCCCGGATTTTTACGGTCCAAATGCGGACAATACCACATTAAATACAACCATCAGTGCCGTTATCAACAATAAAAAGGCCATGTTTTTAGGAAATCCAAAGTTGGCGAGAGAATATATCTATTTGCCTGACGGAGCAAAGGCTTTTGTAAACTTGGTAATGAATGAAAAGGCTTATGGGCAAGAGTGGAATATCCCTTCATACGGTCCAATTACCGGGGAAGAAATCATTCAAATGATCCGTGAGCTTACGGGATATGATAAAAAAATCTCCATTGTAACGAAACGAATGGTTCAAATGGTGGGATTATTCAACCCGTTTATGCGTGAATTTGCGGAGATGTTTTATTTAATTGAAGAACCTGTTGTGTTAAGCGGTGAAAAATATGAGAGGGAAATCGGTCCTTTGCCGAAAACATCATACTATGATGGACTAAAAGATGTTTTTCAAATAAAATAA
- a CDS encoding TetR/AcrR family transcriptional regulator, producing the protein MARDASKPVLTPNMIMDAARDLFVKNGYQQVSMRQIAKELGCSHGALYYHFQSKAELFYALVKEYFVLLEQELDHVLEQDIENSEKLEQCMLGYIKFGLNHQSHYEIMFMLKDDEVRNFINEEPIKVYDKFANALYTLSNQKLQLKDIWSIFLSLHGFVSHYLSHIVGYDEVEGAAIDHVKFLLKGVC; encoded by the coding sequence ATGGCAAGAGATGCGTCAAAACCTGTTCTTACGCCAAACATGATAATGGATGCAGCAAGAGATTTGTTCGTAAAAAACGGATATCAGCAAGTTTCGATGCGTCAAATTGCAAAAGAACTTGGCTGCTCACACGGAGCTCTGTATTATCATTTTCAAAGTAAAGCGGAATTATTTTATGCATTGGTAAAGGAATATTTTGTTCTATTGGAACAGGAATTGGATCATGTGTTGGAGCAGGACATTGAAAACTCGGAAAAACTTGAGCAATGTATGCTTGGGTACATCAAGTTTGGTTTAAACCATCAGAGCCATTATGAAATTATGTTTATGCTTAAAGATGATGAGGTGCGCAATTTCATCAATGAAGAACCGATAAAGGTATATGACAAGTTTGCCAATGCTTTATACACATTATCGAATCAAAAATTGCAATTAAAGGATATTTGGTCAATTTTTCTTTCCTTGCATGGTTTTGTCAGTCACTATTTATCGCATATTGTTGGTTATGATGAGGTGGAGGGTGCTGCGATTGATCATGTGAAATTTTTGCTTAAGGGAGTGTGTTAA